Proteins from a genomic interval of Micromonospora sp. NBC_00389:
- a CDS encoding DUF2637 domain-containing protein encodes MATTDPTAVTEQFAAEYARNAVPTMLKAIGSIKRYNRFVLLGALLTSYLHQAHYLWTQNAGYFAYLVPLIFDAAMVSMLTVVRTSGIAKDAKRGAMVVFAAAAMLSATINFASPGSLGLRLVFALVVVLVIGVELVAGRIRPDFAAIQAEAAALLAAINDLTETAPATEPTNTPAATPTVDTTPEPAPVVDAPPAPTPAAITAPAFTPIPVARPEVPAHLMPTARFVIGRHEQSTGRPITPDELAGLLSVTPDIARELLHTITGHTPAVNGTPVGGAR; translated from the coding sequence ATGGCCACCACTGACCCGACCGCCGTGACCGAGCAGTTCGCCGCCGAGTACGCCCGCAACGCCGTACCGACGATGCTCAAGGCGATCGGCTCCATCAAGCGGTACAACCGCTTCGTTCTGCTCGGCGCTTTGCTGACCAGCTACCTGCACCAGGCCCACTACCTGTGGACCCAGAACGCCGGCTACTTCGCCTACCTCGTGCCGCTGATCTTCGACGCCGCCATGGTGTCGATGCTGACCGTCGTCCGCACCTCCGGCATCGCCAAGGATGCGAAACGCGGAGCCATGGTCGTCTTCGCCGCCGCTGCCATGCTGTCGGCCACCATCAACTTCGCCTCCCCGGGCAGCCTCGGCCTACGCCTGGTCTTCGCCCTGGTCGTCGTCCTCGTCATCGGCGTCGAACTCGTCGCCGGACGCATCCGCCCCGACTTCGCCGCCATCCAAGCCGAAGCCGCCGCCCTCCTCGCCGCGATCAACGACCTCACCGAAACGGCACCGGCCACCGAGCCGACCAACACCCCGGCCGCCACGCCAACCGTCGACACCACGCCGGAACCTGCTCCGGTCGTCGACGCCCCGCCGGCACCGACGCCGGCCGCCATCACGGCACCTGCCTTCACCCCGATCCCGGTTGCCCGGCCCGAGGTTCCGGCGCACCTGATGCCCACCGCCCGCTTCGTCATCGGACGACACGAACAGAGCACCGGCCGACCCATCACACCGGATGAACTCGCCGGTCTGCTCTCGGTCACCCCGGACATCGCCCGGGAACTGCTGCACACCATCACCGGCCACACCCCGGCCGTCAACGGAACCCCCGTCGGTGGTGCCCGATGA
- a CDS encoding replication initiator: MASTLDLTPRASARGVGSNADTITPHVGYTAAGSAFTRATAPDYFGWLDHVRAAGGCTRPIRLAGSLLTVEPATGRLLDARHTDAMPDAAIYKACGNRRATVCPTCAGVYQRDAYQLLRAGLVGGKGVPETVSRHPAVFATFTAPSFGPVHARAVKRHTCANRKRCDCRPDPCHARRTTDPTAGLCTHGRPAVCWARHEPADAVLGQPLCLDCYDHDHQVVWNVFAGELWRRTKQAAERHLAQLARRRGIPPAHVVTASGKVRTVAPVRLSHGKAAEFQARGAVHFHALVRLDGVDPTDPTAVVPPPAGFTAADLDDAIHHAATQVDYTTPAHPDQPAGWPVAWGTQLDIRPISLTGSGEVTDGMVAGYLAKYATKSTEVTGHRSVRLTADTIGDYADPDGDHTARLIDACWRIGRPTTTPVPLSDRPRDHRPRPGFVQRWECPDCGTHTRYAACPVCIAHRQASLDAEPTKPATGNPYARLRRWAHMLGFGGHFLTKARRYSVTFQLLRDTRVTYRRNDDQDQDANDPIKAVDHLDEDDTTLIVGTLTFAGVGWHTTGDALLANTAAAMARARQAAGREELAHEIGTTPADAVPAAA, from the coding sequence ATGGCTTCGACGCTGGACCTCACACCCCGCGCTTCGGCCCGGGGTGTGGGCTCGAACGCCGACACCATCACCCCCCACGTCGGCTACACCGCCGCCGGCTCCGCGTTCACCCGCGCCACCGCACCCGACTACTTCGGCTGGCTGGACCACGTCCGCGCCGCCGGCGGGTGCACCCGCCCCATCCGCCTCGCCGGCAGCCTGCTCACCGTCGAACCCGCCACCGGCCGACTCCTCGACGCTCGGCACACCGACGCCATGCCCGACGCCGCGATCTACAAGGCGTGCGGCAACCGTCGCGCCACCGTCTGCCCGACCTGCGCTGGCGTCTACCAACGCGACGCCTACCAACTCCTGCGCGCCGGCCTCGTCGGCGGCAAAGGCGTCCCCGAAACCGTCTCCCGCCACCCGGCCGTGTTCGCCACCTTCACCGCCCCGTCCTTCGGCCCCGTGCACGCCCGCGCGGTCAAGCGGCACACCTGCGCCAACCGCAAACGCTGCGACTGCCGACCCGACCCCTGCCACGCCCGCCGCACCACCGACCCCACCGCCGGACTCTGCACCCACGGCCGCCCTGCCGTGTGCTGGGCCAGGCACGAACCGGCAGACGCTGTCCTCGGCCAACCGTTGTGCCTGGACTGCTACGACCACGATCACCAGGTCGTCTGGAACGTGTTCGCCGGAGAGCTGTGGCGGCGCACCAAGCAAGCCGCGGAGCGCCACCTCGCCCAACTCGCCCGCCGACGCGGCATCCCCCCGGCCCACGTCGTCACGGCCTCGGGCAAGGTCCGCACGGTCGCCCCGGTCCGGCTGTCGCACGGCAAAGCCGCCGAGTTCCAAGCTCGCGGAGCGGTGCACTTCCACGCCCTGGTGCGCCTGGACGGCGTCGACCCCACCGACCCCACCGCCGTCGTCCCACCGCCGGCCGGGTTCACCGCCGCCGACCTCGACGACGCCATCCACCACGCCGCCACCCAGGTCGACTACACCACCCCGGCCCATCCCGACCAGCCCGCCGGGTGGCCCGTCGCCTGGGGCACCCAACTCGACATCCGCCCCATCAGCCTGACCGGAAGCGGTGAGGTCACCGACGGCATGGTCGCCGGCTACCTTGCCAAGTACGCCACCAAGAGCACCGAGGTAACCGGGCACCGCTCCGTCAGGCTCACCGCCGACACCATCGGCGACTACGCCGACCCCGACGGCGACCACACCGCCCGCCTCATCGACGCCTGCTGGCGCATCGGCCGACCCACCACCACACCCGTCCCGCTCTCGGATCGGCCCCGGGACCACCGGCCACGGCCCGGCTTCGTCCAACGCTGGGAATGCCCCGACTGCGGCACCCACACCCGCTACGCCGCCTGCCCCGTCTGCATCGCCCACCGTCAAGCCAGCCTTGACGCCGAACCCACGAAACCGGCCACGGGCAACCCATACGCCCGGCTGCGCCGCTGGGCACACATGCTCGGCTTCGGCGGCCACTTCCTCACCAAAGCCCGCCGCTACTCCGTCACCTTCCAACTCCTGCGCGACACCCGCGTCACCTACCGACGCAACGACGACCAGGACCAGGACGCCAACGACCCCATCAAAGCCGTCGACCACCTCGACGAAGACGACACGACGCTCATCGTTGGCACCCTCACCTTCGCCGGCGTCGGCTGGCACACCACCGGAGACGCGCTCCTTGCCAACACCGCCGCCGCCATGGCACGCGCCCGACAAGCCGCGGGCCGCGAAGAACTCGCCCACGAAATCGGCACCACCCCTGCCGATGCAGTGCCTGCCGCAGCTTGA
- a CDS encoding helix-turn-helix domain-containing protein → MDTPTPITPRVLRVEEAAQALGIGRSLVYDLIRSGRLRSFKVGSRRLIPAVAIDEVIATLTEEAA, encoded by the coding sequence ATGGACACCCCCACTCCGATCACTCCTCGCGTGCTGCGCGTGGAGGAAGCAGCCCAAGCGCTCGGCATTGGTCGCTCGCTCGTCTACGACCTGATCCGCTCCGGCCGCCTCCGTTCCTTCAAGGTCGGGAGCCGCCGACTCATCCCGGCCGTCGCCATCGACGAAGTCATCGCCACGCTCACGGAAGAAGCCGCCTGA
- a CDS encoding tyrosine-type recombinase/integrase produces the protein MPRDPKQRQSAARRNPNGEGSIYQRSSDGRWVGQAYVLSTDGTRKRKFVYGATWEEAHAKLVDLKSRSQRGIPVPDRAWKLADYLPYWLSAYVSDLKPTTARGYESAVRLHLVPALGTKRLDGLQVQHVKAFMDEFRRKCLCCTNGLDKIRPAERRCCSVGRCCQHYPSARQIQFVHAVLRNALQHAMREELVSRNVAKLVRIPSPRYKVGKGLSVDQVRKILAAAAGHRLHALYVVAATMGLRRGELVGLRWSDLDLDEGTLRVQQTVQRVAGQLHVQDAKTEDSEAVLPLPEITWMTLLEHQERQQAERVALAEVWEEHDLVFPSERGTPMEPTNLSRSFARLRQTAGLPGVRLHDLRHTVVSLLMELGVPPHVVQAIARHADVKITLKVYAHANLDAMRQALGKLDGKLS, from the coding sequence ATGCCCAGAGATCCCAAGCAGCGCCAATCCGCCGCCCGTCGCAATCCGAACGGCGAAGGCTCGATCTACCAGCGTTCCAGCGATGGCCGCTGGGTCGGGCAGGCATACGTGCTTAGCACCGACGGCACTCGCAAGCGCAAGTTCGTCTACGGCGCGACCTGGGAAGAAGCTCACGCCAAACTGGTCGATCTGAAATCCCGCTCCCAGCGTGGCATCCCTGTCCCCGACCGGGCCTGGAAGCTGGCCGACTATCTGCCCTACTGGCTGTCCGCCTACGTCAGCGACCTCAAGCCCACCACCGCGCGGGGATACGAAAGCGCGGTACGGCTGCACCTCGTTCCCGCTCTCGGCACCAAGCGCCTCGACGGGTTGCAGGTCCAGCACGTTAAGGCGTTCATGGACGAGTTCCGCCGCAAGTGCCTCTGCTGCACCAACGGTCTCGACAAGATTCGACCGGCTGAGCGACGCTGCTGCTCTGTCGGCCGGTGCTGCCAGCACTACCCCAGCGCTCGTCAGATCCAGTTCGTGCACGCGGTGCTTCGCAACGCGCTCCAACACGCCATGCGGGAAGAGTTGGTGTCGCGCAACGTCGCCAAGCTGGTCCGAATCCCTTCACCTCGTTACAAGGTCGGCAAAGGGCTCTCCGTCGACCAGGTACGAAAGATCCTGGCCGCCGCCGCCGGTCACCGGCTCCACGCGCTCTACGTCGTGGCGGCGACCATGGGCCTTCGTCGAGGTGAGCTGGTCGGCCTTCGCTGGTCAGATCTCGACCTGGACGAGGGCACGCTACGGGTGCAGCAGACCGTGCAGCGGGTTGCCGGGCAGCTCCACGTCCAGGACGCCAAGACCGAAGACTCGGAGGCGGTCTTGCCGCTGCCTGAGATCACCTGGATGACGCTCCTCGAACACCAGGAGCGGCAGCAAGCCGAGCGGGTCGCCCTCGCCGAGGTGTGGGAGGAACACGACCTCGTCTTTCCCTCGGAGCGGGGCACCCCCATGGAGCCCACCAACCTCAGCCGGTCGTTCGCCCGGCTCCGCCAGACCGCCGGTCTGCCTGGGGTCCGCCTGCACGATCTACGGCACACCGTCGTCTCACTGCTGATGGAGCTGGGCGTCCCGCCACACGTCGTGCAGGCCATCGCCCGGCACGCCGACGTAAAGATCACGCTTAAGGTCTACGCTCACGCCAACCTCGACGCGATGCGTCAGGCTCTCGGCAAGCTCGACGGAAAGCTCTCGTGA
- a CDS encoding ABC transporter ATP-binding protein → MATVTYSKASRIYPGTERPAVNELDLEIGDGEFLVLVGPSGCGKSTSLRMLAGLEDVDAGSIYIDQRDVTHLPPKARDIAMVFQNYALYPHMTVYENMAFALKLRKTSKSEIDRRVKEAAGLLQLEEYLGRKPKALSGGQRQRVAMGRAIVREPQVFLMDEPLSNLDAKLRVQTRTQIASLQAKLGVTTVYVTHDQVEAMTMGHRVAVLLDGVLQQVDTPRALYDTPANVFVAGFMGSPAMNIKTVPLNEQGAEFAELHIPLTREQVEAARAEGGDGKVTVGFRPEDCDLVSPTEGGMPVVVELVEDLGSDANVYGHAALGGNSERFVVRTDRRTMPNMGDTVFVKPRTGRNHVFHATTGARI, encoded by the coding sequence ATGGCTACGGTCACTTATTCCAAGGCGTCCCGGATCTACCCGGGCACCGAGCGTCCCGCCGTCAACGAGCTGGACCTCGAGATCGGCGACGGCGAGTTCCTCGTCCTGGTCGGCCCCTCCGGTTGTGGCAAGTCCACCAGCCTGCGGATGCTCGCCGGCCTGGAGGACGTTGACGCCGGCTCGATCTACATCGACCAGCGTGACGTCACCCACCTGCCCCCAAAGGCCCGCGACATCGCCATGGTCTTCCAGAACTACGCCCTCTACCCGCACATGACGGTGTACGAGAACATGGCGTTCGCCCTCAAGCTGCGCAAGACCTCCAAGTCGGAGATCGACCGGCGGGTCAAGGAGGCAGCCGGGCTGCTCCAGCTGGAGGAGTACCTCGGCCGCAAGCCGAAGGCGCTCTCCGGTGGTCAGCGTCAGCGTGTGGCGATGGGCCGGGCGATCGTCCGCGAGCCGCAGGTCTTCCTCATGGACGAGCCGCTGTCGAACCTCGACGCCAAGCTGCGCGTGCAGACCCGTACCCAGATCGCGTCGCTGCAGGCCAAGCTGGGCGTCACCACGGTCTACGTCACGCACGACCAGGTCGAGGCCATGACCATGGGTCACCGGGTCGCGGTGCTGCTCGACGGTGTCCTGCAGCAGGTGGACACCCCGCGGGCGCTCTACGACACCCCGGCCAACGTCTTCGTCGCCGGTTTCATGGGCTCCCCCGCCATGAACATCAAGACCGTCCCGCTGAACGAGCAGGGCGCCGAGTTCGCCGAGCTGCACATCCCGCTGACCCGCGAGCAGGTCGAGGCGGCCCGCGCCGAGGGCGGTGACGGCAAGGTCACCGTGGGCTTCCGCCCGGAGGACTGCGACCTGGTCAGCCCGACCGAGGGCGGCATGCCGGTCGTGGTCGAGCTGGTCGAGGACCTTGGCTCGGACGCCAACGTCTACGGCCACGCCGCGCTGGGTGGCAACTCGGAGCGCTTCGTCGTCCGCACCGACCGGCGCACCATGCCGAATATGGGTGACACCGTGTTCGTCAAGCCGCGCACCGGTCGGAACCACGTCTTCCACGCCACCACAGGCGCCCGGATCTGA
- the rlmB gene encoding 23S rRNA (guanosine(2251)-2'-O)-methyltransferase RlmB codes for MAGNSQRRGRRLTPKAGAPKGTGGKNKDSLTGRGRTLPADERPWHKGYSGTEKLPQRTAWKQDKERRAAAEEGRAPKIGLPGTKDTTWGKGGGRGVPANRGGSTGGRGGKPGGRSGPRVAPGRKSNPARDSPELLVGRNPVLEALRAQVPATALYTAQGIDMDDRINEIIRTAADRGIANLEISRAELDRMTGGVLHQGVGLQVPPFAYQPFEDMVAAALEQQAPLLVALDGVTDPRNLGAVIRSAAAFGAQGVFVPERRAAGITATAWRTSAGAAARVPVAQVTNLTRSLKACRDAGFTVVGLDADGDTDLYNLEAAVGPLVVVVGSEGRGLSRLVGETCDLTVSIPMISEVESLNASVAAAVALAEVSRRRAAEL; via the coding sequence ATGGCCGGCAACTCGCAGCGCCGTGGCCGGCGACTGACGCCGAAGGCGGGCGCCCCCAAGGGCACCGGCGGCAAAAACAAGGACTCCCTGACCGGGCGGGGCCGCACCCTGCCCGCCGACGAGCGGCCGTGGCACAAGGGGTACTCGGGCACCGAGAAGCTGCCCCAGCGCACCGCCTGGAAGCAGGACAAGGAGCGCCGCGCGGCGGCCGAGGAGGGGCGTGCCCCCAAGATCGGTCTGCCTGGCACCAAGGACACCACCTGGGGCAAGGGTGGCGGCCGTGGCGTTCCGGCGAACCGGGGTGGCAGCACTGGCGGCCGGGGCGGCAAGCCCGGCGGCCGGTCCGGCCCCCGGGTCGCCCCGGGGCGCAAGTCCAACCCGGCCAGGGACTCGCCGGAGCTGCTGGTCGGGCGCAACCCGGTGCTGGAGGCGCTGCGCGCCCAGGTGCCGGCGACGGCGCTGTACACCGCCCAGGGCATCGACATGGACGACCGGATCAACGAGATCATCCGGACCGCCGCCGACCGGGGCATCGCCAACCTGGAGATCAGCCGGGCTGAGCTGGACCGGATGACCGGCGGGGTGCTGCACCAGGGCGTTGGGCTGCAGGTGCCGCCGTTCGCGTACCAGCCGTTCGAGGACATGGTCGCCGCGGCCCTGGAGCAGCAGGCCCCGCTGCTGGTCGCGCTGGATGGCGTCACCGACCCACGCAACCTGGGTGCGGTGATCCGGTCGGCCGCCGCGTTCGGCGCGCAGGGTGTCTTCGTACCCGAGCGGCGGGCCGCCGGGATCACCGCGACCGCCTGGCGGACCAGTGCCGGCGCGGCCGCGCGGGTGCCGGTGGCGCAGGTCACCAACCTGACCCGATCGCTGAAGGCGTGCCGCGACGCCGGCTTCACGGTCGTCGGCCTGGACGCCGACGGTGACACCGACCTCTACAACCTGGAGGCCGCGGTCGGCCCCCTGGTGGTCGTGGTCGGGTCGGAGGGGCGCGGGCTGTCCCGGCTGGTCGGGGAGACTTGCGACCTGACCGTCAGCATCCCGATGATCTCCGAGGTCGAGTCGCTCAATGCCAGCGTGGCCGCAGCGGTCGCCCTGGCCGAGGTCTCCCGCCGCCGCGCGGCGGAACTGTAA
- the cysS gene encoding cysteine--tRNA ligase, with translation MTLRLYDTATRSVRDFVPREAGKVGVYLCGLTLQAPPHIGHLRSGVNYDVLRRWLLTAGYEVTFIRNLTDIDDKILVKAGERGRPFWSIAYANELILAESYRALNVLAPTYEPRATGHIPEMHELITKLIADGHAYPATDGSGDVYFDVASWPAYGSLSGQSPDAMQSAGDAPDRGKRDPRDFALWKGAKPDEPADAYWPSPWGLGRPGWHIECSAMCWRYLGPEFDIHGGGLDLTFPHHENEIAQSQAAGLPFARYWVHHGLLSIGGAKMGKSAGNALDLRYVDSLGVRPVELRYYYAAAHYRSVIDYSEDSLRDAATAYRRIEGFVLRAAERVGAGHLGDLPTGFVAAMDDDLNTSAALAVLQQQLRDGNTALSTGDDVTVRTTLAAVRAMLDILGIDPLDPAWTGGGRSDDLRAVVDSLIALALEQRAQARGRKDWAAADAVRDQLKLAGVVVEDTPQGPRWTIGEQD, from the coding sequence GTGACGCTACGCCTGTATGACACCGCCACCCGATCGGTGCGGGACTTCGTCCCGCGGGAAGCCGGCAAGGTGGGGGTCTACCTGTGTGGTCTCACCCTCCAGGCCCCGCCGCACATCGGTCACCTTCGCTCCGGTGTCAACTATGACGTGCTGCGCCGCTGGCTGCTGACCGCCGGCTACGAGGTCACCTTCATCCGCAACCTGACCGATATCGACGACAAGATTCTGGTCAAGGCGGGGGAGCGGGGCCGGCCGTTCTGGTCGATCGCCTACGCCAACGAGCTGATCCTCGCCGAGTCGTACCGGGCGCTGAACGTGCTGGCGCCCACCTACGAGCCGCGCGCCACCGGGCACATCCCCGAGATGCACGAGCTGATCACGAAGTTGATCGCCGACGGGCACGCCTACCCGGCCACCGACGGCTCCGGCGACGTCTACTTCGACGTGGCGTCCTGGCCGGCGTACGGGTCGCTGTCGGGCCAGTCGCCGGACGCGATGCAGTCGGCCGGGGACGCCCCCGACCGGGGCAAGCGGGACCCACGCGACTTCGCGCTTTGGAAGGGCGCCAAGCCGGACGAGCCGGCGGACGCCTACTGGCCGTCGCCGTGGGGGCTGGGTCGACCGGGCTGGCACATCGAGTGCTCGGCGATGTGCTGGCGCTACCTGGGCCCGGAGTTCGACATCCACGGCGGCGGGCTGGACCTGACGTTCCCGCACCACGAGAACGAGATCGCCCAGTCCCAGGCGGCCGGGCTGCCGTTCGCCCGCTACTGGGTGCACCACGGGCTGCTCAGCATCGGTGGGGCCAAGATGGGCAAGTCCGCCGGCAACGCGCTGGACCTGAGGTACGTGGACTCGCTCGGAGTGCGGCCGGTGGAGCTGCGCTACTACTACGCCGCCGCGCACTACCGCTCGGTGATCGACTACTCGGAGGACTCGCTTCGCGACGCGGCCACCGCGTACCGCCGGATCGAGGGTTTCGTGCTGCGGGCAGCCGAGCGGGTCGGTGCCGGGCACCTCGGCGACCTGCCGACCGGCTTCGTCGCGGCGATGGACGACGACCTCAACACCTCCGCCGCGCTGGCCGTGCTGCAACAGCAGCTCCGGGACGGCAACACCGCGCTGAGCACCGGCGACGATGTGACCGTCCGCACCACGCTGGCCGCAGTACGGGCGATGCTGGATATCCTCGGGATCGACCCCCTCGACCCGGCCTGGACCGGTGGCGGCCGCTCCGATGATCTGCGTGCCGTGGTGGATTCCCTGATCGCGCTGGCCCTGGAGCAGCGCGCGCAGGCCCGGGGCCGCAAGGACTGGGCCGCCGCCGACGCGGTACGGGACCAGCTCAAGCTGGCCGGCGTGGTGGTCGAGGACACCCCCCAGGGACCCCGTTGGACTATTGGAGAGCAGGACTGA
- a CDS encoding IclR family transcriptional regulator, whose protein sequence is MDRGLRLLHLVADTPGGLTVTEVANRLGIGRAAVYRLVGPLTGHGMLRRDGDGRLRLGAGVLHLARRAQPLLADGALPALRRLAEQAGATAHLTVVEGGEGVALAVVEPSWTSFHVAYRTGARHPLDRGAAGRAILAGRSGAAEPVSSSGELQSGAYGVAAPVLGVPGLEASVGVVALAPLDVDTVGPQVLAAATAIAAALR, encoded by the coding sequence CTGGACCGGGGGTTGCGGCTGCTGCACCTGGTCGCCGACACGCCAGGCGGACTCACCGTCACCGAGGTGGCGAACCGGCTCGGCATCGGCCGGGCTGCCGTCTACCGGCTGGTCGGCCCGCTGACCGGGCACGGCATGCTGCGCCGCGACGGCGACGGGCGGCTCCGCCTCGGCGCCGGGGTGCTGCACCTGGCCCGACGCGCCCAGCCGCTGCTCGCCGACGGGGCACTGCCCGCGCTGCGCCGGCTCGCCGAGCAGGCCGGCGCGACCGCACACCTGACCGTGGTGGAGGGCGGCGAGGGTGTCGCCCTGGCCGTGGTCGAGCCGAGTTGGACGTCGTTCCACGTCGCGTACCGGACCGGGGCGCGGCATCCGCTGGACCGGGGCGCGGCGGGTCGGGCCATCCTGGCCGGCCGGTCCGGGGCGGCGGAGCCGGTGAGCAGCAGTGGCGAGTTGCAGTCCGGGGCGTACGGGGTGGCCGCGCCGGTGCTCGGCGTACCCGGGTTGGAGGCCAGCGTCGGCGTGGTCGCGCTCGCCCCGTTGGACGTCGACACAGTCGGCCCTCAGGTGCTGGCCGCTGCCACGGCCATCGCCGCCGCCCTCCGCTGA
- a CDS encoding S8 family serine peptidase has translation MSKRFTAGAVATAAVLALTVTGLGVPANAAPTSFRTFTVVAEDGVAAETAVAAIRAAGGTVVSRSDEVGMFQVTSDRADFAVRATAAPTLIGAAEQKAIGRKPKLDRVEQEQVLANTAAAGAAAKKGAKLDPLDEKLWGLEMIRADQARKIEPGDRRVTVGVLDTGVDASHPDIAPNFNWSLSRNFAPDLADVDGPCEVPSCLDAVGTDDGGHGTHVAGTIGAAANGLGLSGVAPNISLVELKGGQDSGYFFLNPVVNALVYAGRSGIDVVNMSFYVDPWLYNCNANPADSPASQAEQRAIIKAMKRALTFAHNKGVTLVGALGNNNEDLGAPRTDISSPDYGAAPYPRPIDNNSCWDLPAEGPHVIGVSAVGPSGKKADFSNYGTEQISVAAPGGFARDGFGTPTYNSPGNRILSTYPLKVLQEEPISPTIPDPRVDANGNIDPRVATLVFKQCKANGDCGYYTYLQGTSMASPHAAGVAALIVSRFGKAERRGGFGMSPDLVEQHLYRTAAEHACPEPRLQQYRNEGRDETYDAYCAGGVNFNGFYGYGIVDAYAAVKTPLKPNARP, from the coding sequence GTGAGCAAGCGCTTCACCGCCGGTGCCGTCGCGACCGCGGCTGTGCTGGCACTTACGGTGACGGGGTTGGGTGTACCAGCCAACGCCGCGCCGACCAGCTTCCGAACCTTCACCGTCGTCGCCGAGGATGGCGTCGCCGCCGAGACGGCTGTCGCCGCCATCCGGGCTGCTGGCGGCACTGTGGTGTCCCGGTCCGACGAGGTCGGCATGTTCCAGGTGACCAGCGACCGGGCTGACTTCGCGGTCAGGGCGACCGCTGCCCCGACGCTGATCGGCGCCGCCGAGCAGAAGGCCATCGGCCGCAAGCCGAAGCTGGACCGGGTCGAGCAGGAGCAGGTGCTGGCCAACACGGCCGCCGCCGGTGCCGCCGCCAAGAAGGGCGCCAAGCTGGACCCGCTTGACGAGAAGCTCTGGGGCCTGGAGATGATCCGGGCCGACCAGGCCCGCAAGATCGAGCCGGGTGACCGCCGGGTGACCGTCGGCGTGCTGGACACCGGCGTCGATGCCAGCCACCCCGACATCGCGCCGAACTTCAACTGGTCGCTGTCGCGCAACTTCGCGCCGGACCTGGCCGACGTGGATGGCCCGTGTGAGGTGCCGAGCTGCCTCGACGCGGTGGGCACCGACGACGGTGGGCACGGCACCCACGTGGCGGGGACCATCGGCGCGGCCGCCAACGGCCTCGGCCTCTCCGGCGTCGCCCCGAACATCTCCCTGGTCGAGCTGAAGGGTGGCCAGGACTCCGGCTACTTCTTCCTCAACCCGGTGGTCAACGCTCTGGTCTACGCCGGCCGATCCGGGATCGACGTGGTCAACATGTCGTTCTACGTCGACCCGTGGCTCTACAACTGCAACGCCAACCCGGCCGACTCCCCGGCGAGCCAGGCCGAGCAGCGGGCCATCATCAAGGCGATGAAGCGGGCACTGACCTTCGCTCACAACAAGGGCGTCACCCTGGTCGGCGCGCTCGGCAACAACAACGAGGACCTGGGCGCACCGCGCACGGACATCAGCAGCCCGGACTACGGCGCCGCTCCGTACCCCCGGCCGATCGACAACAACAGCTGCTGGGACCTGCCTGCCGAGGGCCCGCACGTGATCGGTGTGTCGGCGGTCGGCCCGTCCGGCAAGAAGGCGGACTTCTCCAACTACGGCACCGAGCAGATCTCGGTCGCCGCGCCGGGTGGCTTCGCCCGGGACGGCTTCGGGACCCCGACGTACAACAGCCCGGGCAACCGGATCCTCTCCACGTACCCACTGAAGGTGCTCCAGGAGGAGCCGATCTCCCCGACCATCCCGGATCCCCGGGTGGACGCCAACGGCAACATCGACCCGCGGGTGGCCACGCTCGTCTTCAAGCAGTGCAAGGCCAACGGTGACTGCGGCTACTACACCTACCTGCAGGGCACCTCGATGGCGTCCCCGCACGCCGCAGGCGTGGCCGCGCTGATCGTCAGCCGGTTCGGCAAGGCGGAGCGCCGGGGTGGCTTCGGCATGTCGCCGGACCTGGTCGAGCAGCACCTCTACCGGACGGCGGCCGAGCACGCCTGCCCGGAGCCGCGGCTGCAGCAGTACCGCAATGAGGGCCGGGACGAGACCTACGACGCCTACTGCGCCGGTGGGGTCAACTTCAACGGCTTCTACGGGTACGGAATCGTCGACGCCTACGCGGCGGTGAAGACCCCGCTCAAGCCGAACGCCCGTCCGTAA